The Anolis carolinensis isolate JA03-04 chromosome 2, rAnoCar3.1.pri, whole genome shotgun sequence genome contains the following window.
aggattggctgcaggaactcacagcagtgcaacaacttttgctccaacaactagaccaagccaaggaggactataaacgtcacgcggacaaacatcgccaaccgggccccgaaatcaaggtaggagatcgggtttttctgtccactcgctttttgccctcccatcgcccttgccggaagttagatgcccgtttcattggcccctatcctgtggtggcgcaattaaaccccgtgactttcaaactccaacttccgcgttcaatgcgcattcacccagtgtttcaccgctccctgctccttccggcggatggtgtgcgtcctgatacagaccaaccggccccccctcctgttttgatgaatggggaggaggagttcgaggttgaggacattttggattctcgctttcaccgccgccgcctgcaatatctcattgactgggtgggttttggccctgaggaacgttcttgggaagacgcctccacagtccatgctcctgatctgacccgtcgctttcatcagacctatcccgccaagccacgacctcgcgcctcggggagagagtcccagtttgggagggggcttgaggagggggatagtgtgatgactcatgggccttgtagtcctgctcatgacattgtgatgcctgatgaagaagaaaacttgggttttttaccttcccagtcagaactggaatcttctcagcaagatctttcccaggcagatctgggaaccttgcacctgcaagaaagctgtgtcccagaagtatgtcaaacaaaccctgagcctacatctcctgtgttctctcgccatgaattttgtaaacaacagagaggtttggaagcagcctcgcgcaggagtgctagaataacagctaagaatttagccaattaagcctgcttttcgtgagaatctttaaggagtcaaacatctggcctcagagtttagctttcgtttctggttcccagagaactgcttcggcgggaaagttagactctatataggtgttttacccgcgaagtaactttgcggagtcaattcgtcagcctccggagcgagttgtgtctggacagcgcgctccgtttcaagcctcgttcctgctcaagccttgtcctggtttccagccttcgctcctgtttcccagcctttgtttacctacggaccttgccttgtttcccaggactaaaccttgccttgtttcacggattttaccaagttattccacggaccttgttcttgttcctcgttaccttgttccacgattcaagccttgtttcaagtatcaagttatttcctagccttgctcaagttcatggactaaaggaccttgtcatctcccctcactttgcttggcaaagtgagtgtttcggttatttggattacaactttggaccttaatatttcatattggacattgtttctttggactaattctgacctttcctgaaaggtctaattctggactattttctacacttgtttttattaactttatatattccttcaataaagatattagatagattctggcctctgtgtatggttattggtgccttgcagcctgggtcctgacagatgcACACATTTATTAGCCTCACCGCAATCACCAGGAAGACCTTCTATAACATGGTGTTAAGCTGAAAACAAGTAAATAATCAGAGTCCTTGAAAGGCTTTGGCATGCTTGAGTTAAACTTCAACATCCAATTAGTGTCATTTCTTCtcagtattttttaaatgtatttaaactTTTGCATCTTCTGAAATACAGAATTGATGTCATAACTAAAGTCTGGCTGAAGACGAACATAGCTATGGTTAGTAATACTCTCATAGTTCTACGATCCTAGGTGATGAAGTAATGGCTGCTAAAAATGATGCTGAAACACCATGTCCAGGAAAGGAACTGAGAAACACCTCATTGCAAAGTCTCAAAGGAAAGCTGGTCAGGCTTAGAACTGTTTATACATTTTCAAATGAAGAACATGAAAGACCTATACATCATTAGGGTCCTTGGGAAGATAGTAGGAATGCAGATTCTTTTTTTGTTCATAATTTTATTGTACAGACCTGTTCTGGTGCAGTCTAGCACAGTAATTCCCAAACTTTGCTCTTTCTAATGCTTTAGATTTCACTTTCCAAAATTCTTGACTATTAACCATATTGactgagattctgggagttgaagtctgaagCCAATGGAGCActcagtttgggaaccactggtctagaggaagACAATGATGCTAATAACTGGCATCCATTAATTATAATGTACCCTTCTGGGTCAAGGTTAACCAGGTAGCTTAACAAACACTATTAATGGAAGTCCAACAAGAAGCTACTATGACTCCAATAGTCAGCTGTGGAGCAAAAAGCAGTCTGCATCTGAATACTGTATGTTCATAAGTTGATCTCATATAAAAGTCGAGGGCAAAAtttagggccaaaattatggaatcTGATATaaaccatggataagtcaagaatAGAAAAAGGATTTTATCCTGAGAGTCAAGAACCAAACTGGGAACATGTTGTTACTCCATGAGGGAATGCACTTCAAGCCTAACTTGCATATTCCTGTCAATCAGAAAAGTGGGAAGAGCAACATTAGTAAATATATTCCCTGCCAATGTATGAAAATTTATTTCAGTGTATTATCTTGCTCTCTCCCATCAGTTAAAGTTAAATGCCAAATTGAACACACCATCATGAAGGAGGGGGACTTCACTGCATTACATTGGTCTTAATTAGCTATGTAAAAATGTGTTTGCTGGAAAATTCTGAGGGAAATTGATAATTTTTCTACAATTATAATCTGCATAGGGAAAACCTCCTGTGACAGTACACAAACCAATAAATCAAGAAAATACAGTCAAGTTCTAAAAAAATTACAGGTCTCAATTCTAGCAATTCAGTTGCTTATGAAGGAAGGGGAAACTCACATCACAGGGAAGAAAATTACAGTTTatcaggaaagggggggggggagaacacaCAACTTGCCCCCAAAACAAACCCCAGCCCCAAATCAAGAAAAGATACAACAAAAAATTGAAGAAGCAACTTACTCTTGAAGGGCAACATAGCTCCAAAACAGTTGATGCAAAAACAAAGCAAACGTTAGCAGGCAAGATGTGATTTAGTAGAACATTATGCCAAACTTAATTGTGTGCTTTTGCTTACAGTGAAATAAGTTGGGATAAAAAGGTGTGAACGAAAAGATAAACCAAGCAAAGAGTACATACTCATCTTCTAGACGTTAGAACTCGAAACTCTTTTCTTCAGAAGCAAGACAATTAAACAAAACGTTAAAATGAGCACAggggaaataaattaaaaaatatggCACTGTgtaatatgtttatatttataaagACAGTACAAAGACATAGATATCGGTGGGCAAAATCTGCCCATGTGATAGGTTTGCAGATTGGGGATAAGCGTGAGGCAAATGCCAATGCCGTCACATGAACTTGCTCTCTGCCCTATCGCCAGATAATTGCTCACTGCTGGCCTAGAACTGCAGTCTCAACTGACTGCATCCAAGCCTTGGCAGCTGAACAACTGTGGGACCAAGAAATGTCAGACTCCAAAAAGGTAGGACTTCCTGCAGCCATTTTCACTTTCCAGAAGATATGAACCTATGGGTTCAGGACTGTCATTTCTGGAAAGGTCTgcattgagatttttttaaaatgttcttttcctCATCTCTAGCATCAGAAACAAAactatatactttttaaaaatgcaggaaGCTTTCTCGTCCcttttttgttttggaaaaatGTGTTTGCCTAttgagagagtgttagtaaaaacagaggaaaacaaagggCTTGTTATAAAAAAGATTTAGCCTCTGACGCCCACCGTACCGTGGGGGGAGGCGATCCTCTTCCAATCAGTGGGACGTTTTCATAGCGTGGATTCCCACCAAAGAGCACAGCTTGGTTCCTGCAGGTAGAGAGGAGTAAGATCAGGAGGACAGTCTCATGAAAAGTAACTCTGCTGTCAGCTTCTGGGTAAGAAATATCCCTGCCACATTCCTATACAGAAGCAGCCAACACTTGTCAGGAAAGGGTtgagggaaggaaaggggggggggtataaatTTTAATCAAGTGGTTGCTTAAAAAGTAGAACGAATGCCAAACCTAGACTCCCTCTACAATTACGTATACAGTGGGCTCTTGGCTTCTGCTGTAAACACCCCTGTAaatttttaagaaatattttcaagctgttgatggctgaatttgtggatacagaatctgtgaataCGGGAAGGCTGGCTGCATccagttgaaaaaaaaaccctctggtaTTGCACAACTGACAAATATTGGCCATAACTCATTGAGTCAACTGCTGGGTAAGATCCAGTCGACAACTACAGATATTCCTTCCTTCCggcaaggaagaagaaagagtgtACACATTGGTTCCTCTTTCTAGGTCAGTCTGCGTTGACTTGCTCTGGTCTTTGTGTACTTCCCTGAAGGAAAAGCATTGGTACCCATTGTACCTTTTGAAGCCTAAATCCAATGCTGGTTTTAAACTGTAAAACCTCACACAGCTTGTGctctctatattttttaaaaaatgcatctcTTGTTGTAAACCCACACTCTGAAATCAACATCTCAGTCTTTCCTCCCAGGGATGAAGAAGGGACCATTCTTTGGCATTACTCCCACATGTGTGCAGTGCTTTTCTCAGTGATAACTTTTTATTTTCAACATTATCTTGTTTCTTTTTTGGCATCAGGATGCATTGTTTAACTAATATTCTCCATGCAAGCCTTAGCTCATGGATTGTGACTAGCTGATttcaaaatatcaaaataaatatcAACTGACTATCTCTCTCATTTGCTCTTCCCTTTTTTGTTCTTCCCTTTCTTCAACTTCATGTACTATACTTTAATTGTAAGGTACCCTAAGTCTTCTTTTATGAAAAAGGCAGGGAAGAAATGTAAAAGATAATAGTACCAATTCCAACATGTTCTTTAAGCACCCTTTCCCTCAGTGGAAGAAACAAGAAGTGGAGCTTTTCTGTGTCTTTCTGTAAGCCAGCCAGTAATACACAAAATGGACTGACACCTGAAGTCATCATTTTGTAGGCCTGTGGCTTACCAATCTTTAAATGTTatcttgggcccgggctgtggcgcaggcgggagagcaagccagctgaaaccagctgcaatgaatcactctgaccaggaggtcatgagttcgaggcccccttggagcctatgtttggtttgtctttgttctatgttaaaaggtattgaatgtttgcctatatgtgtaatgtgatccgccctgagtccccttcggggtgagaagggcggaatataaatgctgtaaataaatagataaataaataaatcttaccgAGCTTCCCAAAAGGGAAGGTAGATGATAAAAGTAGAGAGATGATGATCATGTGTTAAATTCTTGAAGATTTAACTATTCTTTCAGCTGAGTGAAAGAATGACAGCTCATTTGACAGCAATTCCACCACAAGTGCCTTTGCATGTGATGCAATCCTTTCATGGGTCTGCACTACGCTTGAATATTCACAACAAAATCagcatatctgtgtgtgtgtgtgtatatatatatttgtgtgtgtgtgttgggagggGACCTGTAGGAAAAGTAAATCTTGTATTTtatccctctttctttctgtattcatgcaacaacaacaaaaatagaccCAAGAGATTCAGAACTGGAACACAGTTCAATATTACTTTGCAATTTTAAGAGgaaaatatttgaataaataaacaatcagTTTCAACTTAATTTGCAACAATATTTTTACACTAATTTTGTAATGATCTTTCCTTTGTTCTCCCCACATTCATCATGGCAAGGGTGGTACTGCCATCTGGTAAACAGCAGACAAGAGCCAGCTTCCTTCCCAATCCTGAGGGAAGAAAAGCTGACTTGGTAGTTGTGTAATAATTCTCTCTGAATTAGAGAATGGGAAAAGTACTTGGTTTTGTTTGCTCCTCAGGTAAGTAAGGTGATTTTATGGGCAGTGGCCATGCAGCAGTTACACCTGCTGAAAGGAAAAGTAAGATGGTGGTGGGTCTTCATTGGTCAAAATAAATCATGCATTACATATAaacatacaaaaatatgttgaattCAGGGATTGTCTGTTAAAAAAAAGTATACTGGTCAGAGGACTGATGAGACATGATGGCAAATACAAAGAACATATACTCTTTGAGTTAGGAAATACAGATATTTTCTCCAAATCTTTCACATAGCCCTTCTACACAGTATACCCACCACCCCAATAATGGCAACTTATTGGTAGATCTGTTTAATGAAGGAAAAGATTATTAGCATTTGACCTTGTGGATTATAAGCAATTAATAGGTTGCTGAGAACAGAACTACTTGCTACTGACACAGGTACTACTAGCCCGTGTCTCCTTCCTAGTAttgcttaccatatatactcatgtatatgtttacttagaatcatagaatcatagagttggaaaagccctcatggaccatccagtccaaccccctgccaagaagcaggaaaatcacatccaaagcacccctgacagatggccatccagcctctgcttaaaagcctccaaagaagcatgTGCTCTCATGAATAAGTTGAGGGCAATTTTTGAGGACAAAAGTATGGACTTTGATATGGTCCATGGATAAGCTGGGGGTTATTTTGCAGAGAGGGGAAATTACCAATACTATGTCCTctctcaggcattcaaaaagggtcAAAAGTGGTATCATGACCCACAAAATGGAGGGGTTCAGTGCTTTTAAATGAGTTCTCCTGGGATGCACTAAGCTTTCATCTTTTGTAACATTACCTTTTTTGATAAGTCGATCCAGGTTGGGGTACTGAATTTCTGATTAAAATTTTTAGACTTACAGAAGAGTGTATAGGGTAACTACAAATGAATCCAcctaaaaattagaaaaaaacttCCTGAGGGTAAGAGCTCTTTGATACTAGAATATGATGCTTTAGAGAGATGGAacatctttctctggaggttttaaacagagattgaatggccatctgtagggagtgctttgattgtacattcctgcatgacagaatgggattTAACTGGATGACGCTTGTgttttttttccaactctatgatttatgAATCATTGAACTCATTGAGATGGAAAGGGCCTTGTGGATCACTGAGACAGTCCAGAGACTGGAACTAATTGTCTAGAGAGGGCCAACCACCTTTCTAAGTAATCAGTTCCATAGCTAAACCACTCCAAGTAATTGGTTCTGTGCTCCCCTAGTTCCCTCTCTGTGCGGAGAGGAACTGTAGTACAGcacattgatttcaatggaaTATTACCACAGACATGTGCAAAGGCTAATGGCAGCTCAGGAAAAAGCAACCCAGTTCCCTCCAGCTATTAGAACAAAAACTCCTATGAATCTCACCATTGGTCACATTGGCTGGGGTGGGCTGTATCCCCAAACACATGCAGGGTGCCACGTTGCCCTAAatccctttctcttttcctttccagtTAGATTTCAATTAACGCAAACTTTAAGAAGCTTATTTTTATGAAGTCTTTTTATGCCTGTCCTGCTCCTCCTTTGTACTCTTGCTACCTGAAAGTTCTTGAGTAGTGTTGGCACTGAGAAGGCATTGAAAGACGACTGGAGAAACACAGACAAACGGTAGCATGTTTGCAGGGAACAATTCAATAAACTTTGAGCTGAGAAAGAAAGGGATTCCACTTCAGTAGCTGCACGTGTCAGCTTTTAACAGGAAAGGTAAACACCAGCTACATCCAAAATCCTTTATTGAACATTTATGAAGAGCAAAACAGGTTTTAAAAAGGGGGAGAGTAGATAAACTTGGCTCACTAGCTATTCCCAACACATTAAAAGGGAATAGATttcaaaatctggccaccaaaaCTGAAATTGTAAGAAAAGTGGGTATTgctgaaagaacaaaaaaaatccctAGATGAATGTTGGAACAGACTTGGGTCTCTAGAAGgttcaaagtatttttttttctttactgatGGCAAAGCTTATCTGACCTGCATACTTCATTTCACATTTGCATCTCTTTAGTTCTGAATAAAACGTTTGTTAAAACATGTTCAAGCTATTCCATTTTTTGTGATGTAAGACACTTTCCACATTATTTTTGTGTCTGGTACCAATTTTGTTGTAAAAGGAACACATctcctttgttaactgaggtatacctgtaCTGTATTTCAGTGATCCATCCTTTTTTGCTCTAACGAGAAATGGCACTGAGATTAAAGAAATTAAACTTTTGGGAAGGAGCAAGGTGAGGGGGCTAAACTGGCACAACTTTCATCAAGTAATAACTTGATTGAAACTTGGTAAAGCAGACCAACTTGGTAAAGCAGACCAACTTGGTAAAGCAGACCACTCACGTGTGTCTCATTCCCTACATAACAACTGCCAAGTCAATGTAAATGGACAAAGGCCTTTTGGTAAGAGAGCAAGAAAACTTAGATGTTAACACAGGACAAAAAACAAAAGGCCCTGTGTTAAGTGGAACGCTTGCAGCATGTTTGCCAACAACATCTGGTCCACAAAGTAGTACTGTTTTAGCTGTTTCATCTAATATGGAAAAAAACTAATTCCACACAACTTTTTCTACATTTCAAGAGCCGTAGCTTTTTTTTCATTCAGAAAGACCTCCTGATGCCCTACCATTAATCTAATATCTTGTGAGATTCTCaaggttttatttttcttttgttttggttGTGAAAGCAACTCCAGAGTTTTAAGAGCAACTGATGATCCAGACTAGGGTCATTCACTGAGTGGCTGGAACATAAACTCAGAAAATGAAGTCAAGGGCAGGCTGGTGGGGGTTTACCAGCCACTGCAAAGGGTAGGATGGAGAGACTTAGCGGTTCTAAGAGAGGGATGGAGCAATGGAAGCAAATGTGAAAGTCAGCATGAAAACCAGCAGATGGAACCACAGCATGGACATGTTCACCCTGGGCACTCAAATCATTTTCTTTGTGGTGACGTTGGGGACCCCACAAGTCTGGCATGGGCTTAGAGGCTTTCCTTTTGGTATCTCAAGACATCTTCTACTCACATGTATTCCGACACTGGGGCATTGGAGATGGTCTGTGCTGGAGGCTGGAGACTCGTTTGACTTCCAATGCTGCTACTATAGCTGCAGAAACTACGGATCTGCCCACGGTTGGGGTTGTGGGAAGCAATGCGTCTGGCCTGAGGATTGAAAGGGTCCTCTTCATCTATGTCATCGTATTCCCGATCCCTGAAGGGAGATGAATACAACCCAGTAAACACAGATCTGAGGCCGAGACCAGACCCCCTTAATCCTGAGTAAATGGTGCAGGAAAAAAATATTGAAGTGCTAGGCAAAGTTTGCCTCGCTTAGACACAGCAGCAAGAAAAGGAAATAACAATTTGCTACTACTTGTTTGGGGAAAATGACAATGTTGTGCAGTTTAGACACTGAAAAAGTCAGGCTCCTAGAATCCCACAGCCAATAAGGAATAcagggagttgatgtccaaattgTAACTTTTTTGAACTCCCCATTTTAGGCATCAATTTCAGAAATATCAGTCACGAATAGGTGAGAACCAGCAGTGTTGGAAGCAAAGAACTGATTCTGCCTTGTTCTGAGACAAGATATCCTGGTTTTCAGAGAGCAGCTTTGTGAATTAAAAAAGAGTGCAAAAAGTATAAGAATCTCACAGTGCTTTCTGGCAACAGTATTCTAATACTAGAAGTAGGGTAAAAAAATTGCAAGTTCCAGAAACCAATAGGAATGCACAAAGATAGAGGAAGACCAGGAGAACCTTCCTTGTTGTTTCCTTCTTCCACACTTGCTCACATGACTCCCTTTTTAATTTCTCCTGATATTTGTCTTTCCTACCAAAGAAGGACAATTATAGGGAGTCTATAGATATGTGGGGCTGTTGCTCAGCTGGCAATTTATATGCTCTATAAATTGCTTCCTGGATGCTACGTGGAAGCATTTTTAGGAAACCCCAGTGTTATACCAGCTAGAAAGTTTTAGGCAACCTGGAATAATATCCAGCAGTAGGAACCTGGGACATATCTGCAGACTCTTTCACAAGAATCCACAAATAACAGAACTCTTAACATGTGATAAAATAAAGATTTTGAGAGATATGAATAGCATTACAGATACAATGTTCTTGGATAGAGATGGTGAGAACAGGAGGCTCCAAAACATTAAGCATAGcaatttaaaatagacatttttgatctgctcatcttcatttaaaaaaagaaaacgtcTCCAGAATTAACAAGGGTGATTTTGTCATGGGGGTGCGCTGTTAGAAGACTCTTTCACTTACCTGCTGGCTAAATGCTGCCAGGCACGAGGCGTTGCACAAATGACGGTGGTGAAGGACACGGCAGCCAAGAGTGAGAAGAGAATGAGGTAGAGCAAGCCTTCCACGCCGTCGTAACATATCCCAATCAAGGCATCCAGGTAATCCTTAAGTTGGAAGGGATGAAAGAAGAAGAGGGGAGTGTCTTGGCCCTAAGGGTGTTAAGAGGCATGAGTAGCCAATGGCCTGAAAGCACCTTGTCGCATTACATTGCTGCTCACCTTGTGTAGACCTCTGCAGTCCAACATGGCGGTCAGCTGGTGGAGGCTGGTCTCAGAGTAATTCAACAGCTGCTGTATACCAAGCAGGTCTTTCTGCATCCGAAGGAAAAGCAGTGAGGGAAGTGACACATTCAGCATTAAAAAAGGCATATGGCTAAAGGAGGGAACACTCTCACAATACAACTGCTAGTAGAGGCTAAACTAGGGGCATTAGACCCacagagtttgaaaaaaaatcttatgagAGATCTGAAGGCTTCTACTGCTAATGCTACTGCTGTGTTACTCCCATCCCTGTAGTCCAGCTTCTCACAACCAGTCATTTTCTGTTAACATTAAGCTATTAATCTCCTTATTCCTAGGCAGCACAGACACTTGGCATGCTGTCTGAAGACGGTGTGATTTGTAGTCTAATATGTTgctattctgacttacatgctgcctcagagtgtggtggaatcgccttctctggaggattttaaagtgaggctagatggccatctgtcaagattgtttttgttatgtgacATAACAGAAGGTAGTTGAACTGGATAGCcctcatgatcttttccaactctatggctGTATGGCTCTTTGTCTGACTGGCATCCATTTGCACAGGGCCAGTGCATCTGCAGAGGGGAACTTAGTATGTGCATACAGCCaccatataaatgcatgtaagGTTTTACAATATAGGAAGAGGTCTCTCTTCCATAGGAGCCCCTTAAGGCATGGGATGACACCTGACTCACCTAATCATCATaaacagtcagcccttcacattcccTGATGACAGTTGCATAGGATAGTGGGGAAAACATGCATACAATAACCTATTTTTTATTGAAataacacctttctaggaatttctaggttctccagtatggCTCTATGGTCACCTTCTGCCAGGAGATGGCCACACGGGTGCATGGGAGAATCTAGAGATTACAGATAACTTttcaatcaaatctgtgaaagatcaaatctgcaaaagtcaaacccaatTCCATATGAATAAGATTTGAATAGCAGAACCCAACAGCTTAATTTCGGATCTGCAACTTGAACACATGAACTTTATAGGAATTGATATAATATTCAACTGCTATTTTGTAGCTGCtgatttttattgttcttttaaaattattgttgtttcaAGTAACTGAgtcaattttattgttattaatttatgcTTTTGTACTtgttgtattatataatattgttcTATTGAGtactttgtaagccgccctgagtccctttggggagatggtggtggggtacaaataaagaatattattattattattattattattattgattatggAATTATTAAATAAATCAGCCtaaccagtcaattttaaactatgtatTCTAACTTTACATTGTGTTAGTATTGCCGATTTCCCATATTTCTTAGATTCTATGATGCCATcaattcttatatatatatatatatatacacacacacacacatacacacacactgtgtatatatatatagggcatgCTTTTATATGGGAGATATTTATATGGGAGAAAAAGTAAGCTTTGGAATCAATGAAATATagtaatctttgttctatgtattttaacggtgtttattttatatgtatgtttttattgtgtttacCCTGCCTCAAGCCGTAAGACTAATAacagtaaaaataattttattattgttattatcattatcattattataaaactgagggattTTCACTATATTAAGTCACTATCAGTGTCAGCTGAAGTCTCAACCCAATAAAGCTATACTTCTCTGTTCTGAAAATGGTTTCCAACTGCTACGGCGCCTTGGAGATTCCTTCCTCAGCCTCTATTGACATAgcacttttttttcatttcaccAACATttgttcctgcttcttgcagaagTAATGGGCATGAACGTATATatgagatgaaaataatgatcacAGCACTGTTGTAAAGGACACTAGCTCTGTACATGTTGTACATTTACCATCAGAAGGATGCAGGAGTAGTCTATGTGGACAGAGGAATAACAAGTAATGCTACTGCAAtttgtatttctattttttatattttacgtTGTCATAGCAGTAAAATTGATGCTTAATGGCACTATCAACATGTTTCCATTACTAATAGAATGACTAATTTTGTTTCTGTTTACTTGCTGGCAATAATGCTACTTATGCCTCAACATTTACAATACATGATAAACTCAGTAACAGAGTATCTGTAAACACGTAAGCTGACTGTTTGTTTCTATCACAATGAACAGGTTTCAACTAAGATTCCTTGACATGATGATTGGTGGGTTTTAAGATAGGAAAGGTTGAAATCGATTCCTATAACATGATACAGTGCTATGTCATTTACCTCGGCTGTAGGAAAAAGAGGCACAGCAAATTGCATGAGTCCCTGAATCTGGATTTGCATGGTTGTAAGGGAGCGTTGGTAAATAGTAAGAGCCTGCAAAAAGAAAGGTATTCAATGCATTAGCCATGTTTTATTCAAAGGTGATCAACAGAAATATAAGGAGAACTTCAACACCAGCCCTTTCTAAGTCCTGGAAGTCAGCTCATCTCTTGCTTCTAACCGATGCAGCAATACTCAGAAGCTAAGGTATCATTTCATTCTCAAAGGCTGTTTAATCAAAGGGCTTTCTTTAGACTCATTTCATGGGTTTTCTTAAGCAGTTAATCCTTTCCACAGAAAGGAACAAAATGCTGGGATGTGAGTTTTAGAGAAGCTGAAAATCATTTTCCATGAGGGGATCTGGATCTCATAATGAAATGGTTTTCAAGAACCATATTCTCTCATACAAACTGGCCTGTTTTTTGAGATCTTGTGAGAAGATCCTTTTCTTCCACAGCCTTAAAATCTAATGTGAACCCAGGAGGCTGTCTTTTTGTTGGttgctccccagctctggaattccctttccaAAGAAGTCAGACCTCGCTATCTTTCCATAGGcaacttttttctctcctttggcAGGGCTGGGAAGGCTGATTGTTCAAGGGAAAAGGGCTTGCATAATATGCTGCTACTTTCTCTTTGTTGCATTCCTTTACATGATTTATGATTTAAGCACGCTTTAATTTTTTGATAGTTTAATCACATTTTAAGCTTGTGAATTTTTAGCTAAGTTG
Protein-coding sequences here:
- the ttyh2 gene encoding protein tweety homolog 2 isoform X5 — translated: MILCCGLFTLILSWASFAVDVSAAVGTSDFCVAPDKFIINMTKSDLSAEIVQYYLYCTQSPTNPFQQALTIYQRSLTTMQIQIQGLMQFAVPLFPTAEKDLLGIQQLLNYSETSLHQLTAMLDCRGLHKDYLDALIGICYDGVEGLLYLILFSLLAAVSFTTVICATPRAWQHLASRDREYDDIDEEDPFNPQARRIASHNPNRGQIRSFCSYSSSIGSQTSLQPPAQTISNAPVSEYMNQAVLFGGNPRYENVPLIGRGSPPPTYSPSMRSTYLSVNDDHRRQYGTEIQA